The sequence atttgaaattagATTTCGATTGGTggtttatttctttattttttttgttttttttttttgaagaatttaaatgatatttttcatttattttgaattactataaaaaatatattaccagttcaattttgttttttttttttttttttttttttgtttttagaAAACTCAaagacttttttttaaagaatgatGATATAATTGAAGAAGCTCCTACAATCACCACCACCTGAGAGAAATAAGGTCTAATGAAACATTTCTTTTGCATTTTAACAGATCCTCAGATAActtattaatttgaaatcAATACCAGGAAATATTGTAAGTTTAGATAATATCATTactttttgttatttttatcaattgataaaaattcttccattgaaaataaaaataaaataaaatgtaaaaaaaaagtgaaaataataaaaataaaaacaaacacAAAAGCACGAAAAACGGAGGGTTTTgtggatttatttttatttttatttttattttaatttttatttttttatttttattttattttgttttttttttttgtttaattattttttttttttggatgtttttacaaaattttctttgtctttttttttttttttttttacaaacaatcattttttactaaaactttaaaaagcCATGACCTATAAGtcttaaaaagaatttttgtttttctgaAAGTTTGAAAATTATCGTTTGCAGTAACatgatgtttttttttaatttaatttaatttaattttttttttttttttttttttttttttggatttaaattttttttttttttttttttttttttttttttttttaattaatttttgaaaaaaaaacaaacaaacaactttatttatttatttataatgtaagtatctttttttaaaatccgtcaataaaaataaatctgaattgaaaaaataaaacaaattaaagaaaacaGAAATaagattcaaaaaaaaaaaaaaaaaaaaaaaaaaaaaaatatgaattaaaattatttgaaaattttgcttACACATAATGGTGTTGGGTGCCAGATAGGgcactttttaaaataatttaattttaaaaaaaaaaataaaataaaaaaataaaaaaaatatattatattcgacttcaaaaaatttcatttaaaatttttttttttttttttttttttttttttttaaaaacattataTTTCATAACCCtcataaataatatttattaatacaaatcttctttttttattttaattaattatttaataacttgtaaaatattatatatatttttttattttaaatttatttattttttaattttttattaattttaataacccACTCCACAAAAACccgtttaataatttcacaaaaaaaaaaaaaaaaaaaaaaaaaatattttattgtgTTTGCATATAaacaatttatatatatatataaaaaaaaaaaaaaaaaaaaaaaaacaataatatttaagatatttataaaaaaaaaaagaaaaaaaaaaaccttccgaattttatataaagaaaaaaaaaacaataatatttagatatttataaaaaaaaaaaaaaaaaaaacaaataaattaaagaaaatgtataatccaccaccaccatccgGTTCACAAGgtaacaataattattatagaCAACCATCATCCACACCCGGTGTTTCTAACCCAAATCCACAAGCTAATCAATTTTTACCACCTCCACCTTCTAATACACAAGCTCCAAGACCAGGATTTCCACCAAGTGCTCCACCACCAAGTGCCCCAGCAGGACAATACAGTatgccaccaccaccacaacaacagcaacaagcAGGACAATATGGTatgccaccaccaccatcaggTTCAGGTATAGGTACAGGTGTTTCATTAGTAAAAGATCAACAAATTTCATTAAGTAAAGAGGATCCATATCTTAGAAAATTAACAGTAGGTTTAGGTTGGGATGTAAATACAACACCAAGTGCACCATTTGATTTGGATGCAGTAGTTTTTATGTTGGGTGCAAATGGTATGGTTCGTCAACCAgcagattttattttttataataacaaACAATCTAGGGATGGTTCAATCTTTCATCATGGTGATAATTTAACAGGTGCAGGTGATGGAGACGATGAAGTCGTATCTGTAAACTTACAAGCAGTTTCACCTGACGTTACTCGTTTGGTTTTCGCCGTCACCATTCATCAACCTGAATTAAGAAGACAAAATTTCGGTATGGTTCCAAGAGCTTTCATTCGTATTGCAAACCAAGAAACAACTAGAAATATATGTAGATACGATCTAACCAATGAAGGTGGTACAAATACTGCTATGATTGTTGGTGAAGTTTATCGTGATCCTCAAAATCCTCAAAATTGGTCATTTATTGCTGTTGGTAAATCTTTCCCTGGTGGTTTACAATTCCTTTGTCAAATCTTTGGTGTAagttatatttattaattaatttttttttttttttttaattttattaacaattattttttttttatttattatataggTAAATGCgtcataaattttttaattttaattttttcttagGCATTTTTGGCAAATTAGTTGGTTGGAATTTTCACTCATAATTTTGTATacagatatttttttttattccacaTAACACAATAAACAATCACTTTTTTTGTTCTAAAATtacacttttattttttatttttttatttttgtttaacCCAATTTTTAACCTACTCGTTAACGTGggaagattttttttttcccaagtttccaattgtttttaaaattttatttttttattttttatttttttattgatgcCCTTTCAACTCTAaacgattttttttaaaaattcaaacaaattttaaattgccGAATCGTTTTTTCAAGATCTGATTAGGCAAGTTTTTTCCAccaaaagaataaaaaaaatttttaaaaagttgggctaaagatattttaaaatattttttttttttttttttgcagttttaattttttattataattttattttattatatatatttttcaaagaGTATACCACTAaattaaaatgttaaaatttattcaaaaaatttcaaaatcaaggtgtaattttttatatatatttttaattttaattttaattaatttttcaaatccaAAAGTAAATTCTcaaacattaaataaaaatgaatatgatTGTTTAAAGAGTTTGTTAACCAATTTGGGATCAATCaataaagttaaaattaatgCAACATCTttagaatatttattttgtggTACAATGGAATTTTCATCACCAAATGTTCAAATATTTTGTAATGAAggttcaatttcaaaactaAATGTAGGACAAGCTAATTTCACATATACAGTAACTGATGATTTTtcatgttttaaaaatatgacTGAATTATCAGTGGATGATATTGTTTatgataaagataaattttataattaatatccTCCAAATGCAAaagaattttcatttgatggCACTGATTTAGTTTATGGAACTATTtcaccaattattaaaaaatataactcAATGTCAATACAAAAAATaccaacaataattaaattttcttgGTATTTAAATACAACTAAAATGTAggtataaaataaattattattataattaaaattattttttttttaatcatttttattttcctatttaaaaaaaaaaaaaaagtcataTAGAACTCTTTAGTACCTTTTAAAGGATATTTTTTagtttcatttgataatgatctTGATGGTTCAAAAATTTGGGATTGTtctattttaattcattctCTAAATGTtccatcattaaattttattacaggcgatatttctttaaatctaATGTTAGATTACGATCAATCATCATGGGGAAATATTACAACTTTTGGAGGAATGAGATATATGTCTCTAAGAGCTTCAGATTTATCATCTTTTCCATTAGAGTTTTCAAATTTAAGATCTgaagttttaaaatctatgtatgtattataaaaaaaaaaaaaaaaaaaaaaaaaaaaaaaaaaaaactgacaaaaaaaaaaaaaaaaaaagatatattgAAATACCATTTTTAGCAGTATCTTCAAAGattgatttatcattaataggaaaatcattagaatcattatctttttttcatccaaataattttacattTGGCGGCTTATTTCCAATAATTTTACCATCCAATGAagcatttaaaaaattggaatttgTTAATGGAAATATTGAaacatttgatttttcattatttacaaatgttGAAACATTATCATTAGAAAGTAATTTAATGTCAAATGATTTTCCTTCAAGTTTCAATAGAACAATTCatagaaaattaaaacacCTTGAtataagtaataataaaatgacagGTACAATTGATGATTCATTTTGTCAATTAGAAATCATTGttacaaataattcaatgaCAGGTTTAATTCCAACTTGTTTTACATGTTTCTTTGGATTACCAgaaataaatttagaaagatattttattggaaataattttataaatttaaatacacCTTCTTCACCATGTaagtgttttattttttattttttattttttattttttattttttattttttttttttaatttgtttttttttactaattcCATTTatgatatatatatatatttgtatttaagCAATTATCATTCCAAAtatagtttttaataatacttcAATTATTGAGGGTATTCCAATAGTTTTTtatgaatatttaatatttggtgAAAATTTAGGTGGTAGTTGGGTTCCATTTACAGCTGTCTCTGATTCTGTAGGAACACCAATGATTTTTTCAATGATTGAGtcaaatagtttatttaaagtATTTTGCTATGGAGAGCCCAAGTTTCCTTTAAACTTATCATACAGTAAGTCTAACCCAAACTATACATTTACTTTATCATTGGGAATACcaccaatattaaatttagtaGATTGGCAATCAAGTACAACTGATTTAGTAATAGATGGTTCATTCTTTACATATAATGGttctataattaatattacaattggtaatgaaaattgtttcgttacaaatacaaatttttatcaaattaaatGTAAACTTTCAAATGTTATAGATCAATCATTAGAGGATATTATATCATATATTacaattggtaattttaaaactcaATTCACTTTAAATCCAGGTGTAAtaaatacaattttaaattgtactgaaaattataatgattgtaatggtaatggtaattgtTTATCTGATATTGGTAAATGTAAATGTGATTCAACTCATCAAGGTGATGATTGCTCAATCCCATATATAGAATGTTTAAATGATTGTAATAATGTTGGTCAATGTAATAATCAAACTGGTATTTGTTCATGCCCAATCACTCCTTACGAATGGATTGGTATTGATTGTTCAATTCCATTACATACAATATCAGCAGTTTCACCAAGTGATACCAATGGTGGTAGTGCTTCGATTTATGGTTGGTTTAGTAATAATCATACTGATCCACAAGTTTTCATTGGTAATAAACAATGTATACCAATTTTTAGTATATCTGAAAGtgaaattatttgtaaagcACCACCAGGTACAGGTTTAAAATCAGTAAGTgtaattcaaaattcaatcaatgtaacatcaaaagatatttatcaatattattcaaatgataaacaaTGTCCAAATCATTGTACATCGACATCAAATGGTATTTGTAATACAACAACTGGATATTGTAATTGTATCGGGAGATGGAGCGGTTATGATTGTAGTTTATATTCAAATCCAAGTGGTGgcgataataatagtggaaTACCAGGATCAAATACAACAATAGATGGTAATACTGGTAATACAAACATTACAAATCAACAaacaaattatcaaattttaattacaaaATTAATAGAGATAGATTTCAATGGTAATCAAATCAATGaatatcttttattaaataaatggtcaataatttcaaatattagtAAAACAGTTTACACATTcattcaatcaattcaaaatgaTATATGTAATATTACATATACAATTGAAGAAGTTAATAAAGATAGAGATGTATCATTTGCaggtattaattttaaattaacaaGTGGATCAGTTAAAATGACagtatcaattgaaaattatcaatattcaagtaatttaaatacattacaattacaaatgaaatcaagtgtaaatgaaattcaaacaaataatgaaatgaATGATTGTAACGATGatcaaattgaaattgatagtACACCGAACCAagataattcattaaattatataacaattaaaaaagatgcaaaagttttaaatggTAGATTTATAGACAGAATCGAAAGTGATGGTATATCAACATTTATGCAAACTGTGTTagtatcaaaatcaaatgattcaattacaGTTGGTATGAATTTACCTCATTGTACAAAGAAATGTTTATTAGATCCTGACTTCTCTGTATTGATTAGTCCTGAATTCATTGATGAatgtgatgataataatcgTGAGTCATGGTTTTTACCAGTTGTGATCGCTGTTCCAGTTGGAGGTCTAGCTGCaattattgctattgttttcataatttacaaaaaaagatTTGTTGAAGCCccattaaaaagaaaattaaaatcacttagaaattataaaaattaaaattgaaaataaaaaaagaaataaaaaataaaaatatctaacCCAGGCATCTAtaaagtataaaaaaaaaaaaaatagtggaaataaaaaaaaaaaaaaaaaaaaggtttataTTAGAACAGATCCGAGctgtgtttaaaaaaaaaaaactttttaatattcaaaaggttttaaaaaaaaaaaaatggaaaaaatcaaaaaaaaaaagaaaaaacaatgatgattttttgtttaaaaaaaaaaaacgtcTTTCCCAAACATAGATTTGTTTTccaataaatttcaaaactaaaaaacaaaaacccGAAAAGACactcttattttttttatttaatatcttttaaatttttattcattacgtaatgaataaaaatttaaaagatattaaataaaaaaaaatacgtaattcaaataaaattttgaaaagacgtttttttttttttatttttgatcaattaaatatatcataataataataataataataatattaaataatattaaaaataaataaataaaaatataaaataaaaaaaaaataattttaaaaatagttaattattaaaaaaaaagtaaatgaaaaaatctaaatcattgattttttattttttttttattttttttttatctattcaagtaaattcaaatgaattaaataaaaaagaatatgaTTGTTTGGTAAACTTTTTAACAAATTTGGGAAAAATATCAAATGTtggtaaaaatgaaaaaacattTGAATATGAATTTTGTAATCCCTTTTTTGTTTCATTACCAACCGAAATAAAATGTAATCAAGGTTCAATCACTTATTTAGATACTGTTCAGTCAAATATTAGCTATATAATTaaagatgaattattatgttttgataatattaattattttttactttcaaatattaattatgaTAGTGCcatatttttcaattctttCCCAAAGAGTTTAAATAAAGTTATTTTGACTGGAAcgaatttacaattttccAAAGTTACAAAAGATCTTCAAACGTTATCGATATCAATTATTTCTCAAAAAATTCCAACtacattaaaattttcttgGTTTTATAAAACTACTCAATTGTatgtatttattaaatttttaaaaagttaaaaatttgtattaattaaatattaaattgtttttttgaaaaaaaaaaaaaataaaaataaaaaaaaaaaataaaaaaaaaaaaaaaaataaaaaaaaaaaaaaaaaaaaaaaattagtattttaTCATCTACAAGTTTTTCAAGCAATAAAACACATTCAATagcatttgaaaatgatctTAAAGATTCTGAAATTTGGGAAACTAATtactttaatattatttcattaaatttgccaaaatttaataatgttaaaGGATTTGTTCAAATCGAGTTAATAGAAGGATATAATCAAACTTCGTGGTCTAATATTAAAGAGATTGGGAATGTAACAAATATCTATATTAGAACAAATGATTTAACAGAATTTCCAAATGATCATCTATCAAATATCAGGTCTGATTCGATAGAGAaaatgtaagtttttttttttttttttttttttttttttttaaaataatattaaattaaacatttaattttttttattacttagAAATTTTGAAGTTCCGTTTAAATCTGTTAAAAAAATGTGCGATTTATCATCAATAggtaaatcaattcaaattatttccTTTTCAAAATGTGGTAgagatttttcatttaatggtTTAATGCCAAtaattttaccaaataaccaagattttcaatatttttttttaattggtggcTATATTAAgaattttgatattttgCAATATAAAAGTGCTGAATATATTACATTAAGCAATAATTTGATGTCTGGTACCTTACCTtcaattaatagttttaaattcggtaaattaaaatatattgatattggttttaatttaataacagGTGAATTGGATGACTCATATTGTgaatttgatattattgtAAACAATAACTCAATGACTGGATTAATTCCAACCTGTTTTACATGTTTCTTTGGACTAactgaattaaatttaaaatcgagattcattggtaataattttacaaatttagaTCAACCTTCATCTCCATGTAAGTTGAAGTAgtattttttaacttttttttaaaattaaaaagattgaataaatttgaaaaaaaattactgactatattttatttataataataaagcaaTTATTTCACCAAATTTGATTTTctcaaatattgaaatatttcAAGGTCAACctcattataaatattatatctttGGTGAAAATTTAGGTGGGGCTTGGATTGATGAATCAAATGCAGAGATTATTGGCTTTGATGTGAAATTTAGGGtaataaaaccaaataaacTAATATCACTTTACTCtctttcatcattttctAGTATTGTAACATTTTCATATAGTagaataaattcaaattatagaTTTACTTTATCAGCAGATTTAATAacaccaaaattaataaaggtTGAATGGGTTAGTAATTCTC comes from Dictyostelium discoideum AX4 chromosome 2 chromosome, whole genome shotgun sequence and encodes:
- the capB gene encoding hypothetical protein (CABP1-related protein~alternatively spliced), with product MYNPPPPSGSQAPRPGFPPSAPPPSAPAGQYSMPPPPQQQQQAGQYGMPPPPSGSGIGTGVSLVKDQQISLSKEDPYLRKLTVGLGWDVNTTPSAPFDLDAVVFMLGANGMVRQPADFIFYNNKQSRDGSIFHHGDNLTGAGDGDDEVVSVNLQAVSPDVTRLVFAVTIHQPELRRQNFGMVPRAFIRIANQETTRNICRYDLTNEGGTNTAMIVGEVYRDPQNPQNWSFIAVGKSFPGGLQFLCQIFGVNAS
- the capB gene encoding hypothetical protein (CABP1-related protein~alternatively spliced), whose translation is MYNPPPPSGSQGNNNYYRQPSSTPGVSNPNPQANQFLPPPPSNTQAPRPGFPPSAPPPSAPAGQYSMPPPPQQQQQAGQYGMPPPPSGSGIGTGVSLVKDQQISLSKEDPYLRKLTVGLGWDVNTTPSAPFDLDAVVFMLGANGMVRQPADFIFYNNKQSRDGSIFHHGDNLTGAGDGDDEVVSVNLQAVSPDVTRLVFAVTIHQPELRRQNFGMVPRAFIRIANQETTRNICRYDLTNEGGTNTAMIVGEVYRDPQNPQNWSFIAVGKSFPGGLQFLCQIFGVNAS